The following proteins are co-located in the Bacillus pumilus genome:
- the mntR gene encoding transcriptional regulator MntR, translating to MTTPSMEDYIEQIYMLIEEKGYARVSDIAEALAVHPSSVTKMVQKLDKDEYLIYEKYRGLILTPKGKKIGKRLVYRHELLEQFLRIIGVDEEKIYDDVEGIEHHLSWNSIDRIGDLVQFFEENDERSVQLKAIQKKNEQTNQES from the coding sequence ATGACTACACCTAGTATGGAAGATTATATTGAACAAATTTATATGCTGATAGAAGAAAAAGGATATGCCAGAGTCTCTGATATTGCAGAAGCCCTCGCTGTCCATCCCTCCTCTGTAACAAAAATGGTTCAGAAGCTAGATAAAGATGAATACCTTATTTATGAGAAATATCGTGGTCTGATTTTAACCCCGAAAGGCAAAAAAATTGGAAAACGTCTCGTATACAGACATGAACTGCTAGAGCAATTTTTAAGAATCATTGGTGTAGATGAAGAGAAAATTTATGATGATGTAGAAGGCATTGAGCATCATCTCAGCTGGAACAGCATTGACCGCATCGGCGATCTTGTTCAATTCTTTGAAGAAAACGACGAGCGATCTGTACAGCTGAAAGCGATTCAAAAGAAAAACGAACAAACAAATCAAGAATCTTAA